One Rhipicephalus microplus isolate Deutch F79 chromosome 4, USDA_Rmic, whole genome shotgun sequence genomic window carries:
- the LOC119171854 gene encoding carboxypeptidase inhibitor — MAATLPVFVVVVFALVLASSQANECVSKGFGCLPQSDCPQEARLSYGGCSTVCCDLSKLTGCKGKGGECNPLDRQCKELQAESASCGKGKKCCVWLH, encoded by the exons ATGGCAGCCACGCTTCcagtcttcgtcgtcgtcgtcttcgccctgGTTCTCG CGTCCAGCCAGGCCAACGAATGCGTCTCCAAGGGCTTCGGCTGTCTCCCTCAATCAGACTGTCCACAGGAGGCTCGCCTGAGCTACGGGGGATGCTCGACCGTCTGTTGCGACTTGT CGAAACTGACTGGCTGCAAAGGCAAGGGAGGCGAGTGCAACCCGCTCGACCGCCAATGCAAAGAACTGCAAGCTGAAAGCGCATCCTGCGGAAAGGGCAAGAAGTGCTGCGTCTGGCTCCACTAA